One part of the Fusobacterium pseudoperiodonticum genome encodes these proteins:
- the secD gene encoding protein translocase subunit SecD: MNSKLFIRLLIVIAIFITAVYYSIKKPIKLGLDLKGGVYVVLEAVEDKNSNVKIDSDAMNRLIEVLNRRINGIGVAESSIQKAGDNRVIVELPGLQNAEDAINLIGKTALLEFKIMNEDGTLGETLLTGSALQKAEVSYDNLGRPQISFQMTPDGAHVFAKITRENIGRQLAITLDGEVQTAPKINTEIAGGSGAITGNYTVEEATATATLLNAGALPIKAEVVETRTVGATLGDESIAQSKNAGMVAIGLIWLFMIIFYRLPGIIADLAIIIFGFITFACLNFIDATLTLPGIAGFILSLGMAVDANVIIFERIKEELRFGNSIRNSIESGFGKGFVAIFDSNLTTLIITAILFVFGTGPIKGFAVTLALGTLASMFTAITATKVLLLTFVNIFGFRSPKLFGVTEGGEN; the protein is encoded by the coding sequence ATGAATAGTAAGTTATTTATAAGATTGTTAATAGTAATAGCAATTTTTATAACAGCAGTATACTATAGTATAAAGAAACCTATAAAACTTGGACTAGATTTAAAAGGTGGAGTTTATGTTGTACTTGAAGCTGTAGAAGATAAAAATTCAAATGTAAAAATTGATAGTGATGCTATGAACAGACTAATTGAAGTATTAAATAGAAGAATTAACGGAATAGGGGTTGCAGAATCTTCTATACAAAAAGCAGGAGATAACAGAGTTATCGTAGAATTACCAGGATTACAAAATGCAGAAGATGCTATAAATCTAATAGGTAAAACAGCTTTATTGGAATTTAAAATAATGAATGAAGATGGAACTTTAGGAGAAACTTTACTTACAGGTTCAGCATTACAAAAAGCCGAAGTATCTTATGACAATTTGGGTAGACCTCAAATATCATTTCAAATGACACCTGATGGTGCACATGTTTTTGCAAAAATAACTAGAGAAAATATTGGTAGACAACTTGCAATCACTCTTGATGGAGAAGTTCAAACAGCACCTAAAATAAATACTGAAATAGCAGGTGGTAGTGGAGCAATAACAGGTAACTACACTGTTGAAGAGGCAACAGCAACAGCAACTTTATTAAATGCAGGAGCATTACCAATAAAAGCAGAAGTTGTTGAAACAAGAACTGTTGGAGCAACACTTGGAGATGAATCAATAGCACAAAGTAAAAATGCTGGTATGGTTGCAATAGGATTAATTTGGTTATTTATGATAATTTTCTATAGATTACCAGGAATTATAGCAGACTTAGCAATAATCATATTTGGATTTATAACATTTGCTTGTCTAAACTTCATAGATGCAACACTTACATTACCAGGAATAGCTGGATTTATCTTATCACTAGGAATGGCAGTCGATGCTAACGTTATCATCTTTGAAAGAATAAAAGAAGAATTAAGATTTGGAAATAGTATAAGAAACTCAATAGAATCTGGATTTGGAAAAGGTTTTGTAGCTATATTTGACTCAAACTTAACAACTTTAATAATAACTGCTATATTATTTGTATTTGGTACAGGACCAATCAAAGGTTTTGCTGTAACATTGGCTTTAGGAACACTAGCTTCTATGTTTACTGCAATAACAGCAACAAAAGTATTACTTCTAACTTTTGTAAATATATTCGGTTTTAGAAGTCCAAAACTTTTTGGAGTTACAGAAGGAGGAGAAAACTAA
- the lptB gene encoding LPS export ABC transporter ATP-binding protein, whose amino-acid sequence MITLSADNLVKAYKGRKVVDRVSLEVNKGEIVGLLGPNGAGKTTTFYMITGIVRPDDGEVLCAEEDITNLPMYKRADMGIGYLAQEPSVFRNLTVEENIEVVLEMKGISKKEQRETVHRLLEEFKLTHVRDSLGYALSGGERRRIEIARTIANNPSFILLDEPFAGVDPIAVEDIQNIIRHLKKRGLGILITDHNVRETLSITDRSYVMQKGKVLIEGTPYEIANDPLAKKVYLGEKFRLD is encoded by the coding sequence ATGATAACTTTAAGTGCTGATAATCTTGTTAAAGCCTACAAAGGAAGAAAGGTTGTAGACAGGGTTAGTTTAGAGGTAAATAAGGGAGAGATTGTTGGGCTTCTTGGACCTAATGGAGCAGGGAAAACAACAACTTTCTATATGATAACAGGGATAGTAAGACCTGATGATGGAGAAGTTTTATGTGCTGAGGAAGACATAACTAACTTACCTATGTATAAAAGAGCAGATATGGGAATAGGATATCTTGCACAAGAACCTTCTGTTTTTAGAAACTTAACAGTTGAAGAGAATATAGAAGTGGTTCTTGAAATGAAAGGTATTTCAAAAAAAGAGCAAAGAGAAACAGTACATAGATTACTTGAAGAGTTTAAATTGACTCATGTAAGAGACTCTTTAGGTTATGCTCTGTCTGGTGGAGAAAGAAGAAGAATAGAGATAGCTAGAACAATAGCAAATAATCCAAGTTTTATCTTACTTGATGAACCTTTTGCTGGTGTTGACCCTATAGCTGTTGAAGATATACAAAATATCATAAGACATCTTAAAAAGAGAGGTCTAGGAATATTGATAACAGACCATAATGTAAGAGAAACTTTAAGTATAACAGATAGATCATATGTTATGCAAAAAGGAAAGGTATTAATTGAGGGAACTCCTTATGAAATAGCAAATGATCCATTAGCAAAAAAAGTATATTTAGGAGAAAAATTCAGATTAGACTAA
- the secF gene encoding protein translocase subunit SecF translates to MKVNLHIIRNIKYYLSVSIVLVVLSIVVFFAKGLNYGIDFTGGNLFQLKYNDKKITLTEINENLDKLSEKLPQVNSNSRKVQISEDGTVILRVPELKEEDKKEVLNSLQELGAFNLDKEDKVGASIGDDLKKSAIYSLGIGAILIVLYITLRFEFSFAIGGILSLLHDIIIAVGFIALMGYEVDTPFIAAILTILGYSINDTIVIYDRIRENLKRRHTKNWTLEDCMDESVNQTAIRSLNTSITTLFSVIALLIFGGASLKTFIMTLLIGILAGTYSSIFIATPIVYLLNKRKGNNMEDMFKDDDDEKHGGKRVEKILV, encoded by the coding sequence ATGAAAGTAAATTTGCACATTATAAGAAATATAAAATATTATCTATCAGTTTCAATAGTTCTTGTTGTTTTATCAATAGTAGTATTCTTTGCAAAAGGATTAAACTATGGAATAGATTTCACAGGAGGAAACTTATTTCAATTAAAATATAATGATAAAAAAATAACATTGACTGAAATTAACGAAAATTTAGATAAATTATCTGAAAAATTACCTCAGGTTAATTCAAATAGTAGAAAGGTTCAAATCTCTGAAGATGGAACAGTAATTTTAAGAGTTCCTGAATTAAAAGAAGAAGATAAAAAAGAAGTTTTAAATAGCTTACAAGAATTAGGAGCTTTCAATTTAGATAAAGAAGATAAAGTTGGAGCAAGTATAGGAGATGACTTAAAAAAATCAGCTATCTATTCACTAGGTATAGGAGCAATTTTAATAGTTCTATACATCACATTAAGATTTGAGTTCAGTTTTGCTATTGGAGGTATACTATCGTTATTACATGACATTATCATAGCAGTAGGATTTATAGCTCTTATGGGTTACGAAGTTGATACTCCATTTATAGCTGCTATACTTACTATACTTGGATACTCAATAAACGATACTATCGTTATTTACGACAGAATAAGAGAAAACTTAAAGAGAAGACACACTAAAAATTGGACATTAGAAGATTGTATGGATGAATCAGTTAACCAAACTGCTATAAGATCTTTAAATACATCAATAACTACACTATTTTCAGTAATAGCTTTATTGATTTTTGGTGGAGCAAGCTTAAAAACATTTATAATGACATTGTTAATAGGTATACTTGCAGGTACATATAGTTCAATATTTATCGCAACTCCTATAGTTTACTTATTGAATAAGAGAAAAGGTAATAATATGGAAGATATGTTTAAAGATGATGACGATGAAAAGCATGGTGGTAAGAGAGTAGAAAAGATTTTAGTATAG
- the alaS gene encoding alanine--tRNA ligase has protein sequence MLTGNEIREKFIEFFMQKQHKHFESASLIPDDPTLLLTVAGMVPFKPYFLGQKEAPYPRVTTYQKCIRTNDLENVGRTARHHTFFEMLGNFSFGDYFKEEAIAWSWEFVTEVLKLDKDKLWVTVFTTDDEAERIWIEKCNFPKERIVRMGESENWWSAGPTGSCGPCSEIHVDLGVQYGGDENSKIGDEGTDNRFIEIWNLVFTEWNRMEDGSLEPLPKKNIDTGAGLERIAAVVQGKPNNFETDLLFPILEEAARITGSQYGKNPETNFSLKVITDHARAVTFLVNDGVIPSNEGRGYILRRILRRAVRHGRLLGYKDLFMYKMVDKVVERFEVAYPDLKKNLENIRKIVKIEEEKFSNTLDQGIQLVNQEIDNLLANGKNKLDGEVSFKLYDTYGFPYELTEEIAEERGVTVLREEFEAKMEEQKEKARSAREVVMEKGQDSFIEDFYDKHGVTKFTGYEKTEDEATLLSSREAKDGKYLLIFDKTPFYAESGGQVGDQGRIYSDNFSAKVLDVQKQKDIFIHTVEIEKGSAEENKTYKLEVNLLRRLDTAKNHTATHLLHKALREVVGTHVQQAGSLVDPDKLRFDFSHYEAVTAEQLAKIENIVNEKIREGIDVVVSHHSIEEAKNLGAMMLFGDKYGEVVRVIDVPGFSTELCGGTHIDNIAKIGLFKIVSEGGIAAGVRRIEAKTGYGAYLVEKEEADTLKEIEKKLKASNTNVVEKVEKTLESLKDAEKELETLKQKIALFESKAALSGMEEINGAKVLIATFKDKTADDLRTMIDTIKDNNEKAIVVLASTQDKLSFAVGVTKTLTDKVKAGDLVKQLAEMTGGKGGGRPDFAQAGGKDESKLLDAFKEIRATIESKLS, from the coding sequence ATGTTAACAGGTAACGAAATTAGAGAGAAATTTATTGAATTTTTTATGCAAAAACAGCATAAACATTTTGAAAGTGCATCTTTGATACCAGATGATCCAACTCTGCTTTTAACAGTAGCAGGAATGGTACCATTTAAACCATATTTCTTAGGACAAAAGGAAGCACCTTATCCAAGAGTTACAACTTATCAAAAATGTATAAGAACAAATGACTTAGAAAATGTTGGAAGAACGGCAAGACACCATACATTTTTTGAAATGTTAGGAAATTTCTCTTTTGGAGATTATTTCAAAGAAGAAGCTATAGCTTGGTCTTGGGAATTTGTGACAGAAGTTTTAAAGCTTGATAAAGATAAACTATGGGTAACTGTGTTCACAACAGATGATGAAGCAGAAAGAATCTGGATAGAAAAATGTAATTTTCCAAAAGAAAGAATAGTTAGAATGGGAGAAAGTGAAAACTGGTGGTCAGCGGGACCTACTGGTTCTTGTGGACCTTGTTCTGAAATCCATGTAGACCTTGGTGTACAATATGGTGGAGATGAAAATTCTAAAATTGGTGATGAAGGAACAGATAACCGTTTCATAGAAATATGGAATCTAGTGTTCACTGAATGGAATAGAATGGAAGATGGAAGTCTAGAACCTTTACCTAAAAAGAATATAGATACAGGAGCAGGACTTGAAAGAATAGCAGCAGTAGTACAAGGTAAGCCTAATAACTTTGAAACTGATTTACTATTCCCTATTTTAGAAGAGGCAGCAAGAATTACAGGAAGTCAATATGGTAAAAATCCTGAAACTAACTTCTCTTTAAAAGTTATAACTGACCATGCAAGAGCAGTAACTTTCTTAGTTAATGACGGAGTTATACCTTCTAATGAAGGAAGAGGATATATTCTAAGAAGAATTTTAAGAAGAGCAGTTAGACATGGAAGATTATTAGGATACAAAGACTTATTCATGTATAAGATGGTGGATAAGGTTGTTGAAAGATTTGAAGTTGCTTATCCAGATTTAAAGAAAAATTTAGAAAATATAAGAAAAATAGTAAAAATAGAAGAAGAAAAATTCTCTAATACTTTGGATCAAGGAATACAACTAGTTAATCAAGAAATTGATAATCTACTAGCTAATGGAAAGAATAAACTAGATGGAGAAGTTTCATTTAAGCTTTATGACACTTATGGTTTCCCTTACGAATTGACAGAAGAAATTGCAGAAGAAAGAGGAGTAACTGTATTAAGAGAAGAATTTGAAGCTAAAATGGAAGAACAAAAAGAAAAAGCTAGATCGGCCAGAGAAGTTGTAATGGAAAAAGGGCAAGACAGCTTTATAGAAGACTTCTATGATAAACATGGAGTAACTAAATTTACTGGTTATGAAAAGACTGAAGATGAAGCTACACTTTTAAGTTCAAGAGAAGCAAAAGATGGAAAATATCTATTGATTTTTGACAAGACTCCTTTCTATGCTGAATCAGGAGGACAAGTTGGAGATCAAGGAAGAATTTATTCAGATAACTTCTCAGCTAAAGTTTTAGATGTACAAAAACAAAAAGATATATTTATTCATACTGTTGAAATTGAAAAAGGTAGTGCTGAAGAAAATAAAACTTATAAATTAGAAGTAAATCTTCTTAGAAGACTTGATACAGCTAAAAACCATACAGCTACTCACTTATTACATAAGGCTTTAAGAGAAGTAGTTGGAACTCATGTTCAACAAGCAGGATCTTTAGTTGATCCAGATAAATTAAGATTTGACTTTAGCCATTATGAAGCTGTTACAGCTGAACAACTTGCTAAAATTGAAAATATAGTAAATGAAAAAATCAGAGAAGGTATAGATGTTGTTGTAAGTCATCATAGTATAGAAGAAGCTAAAAACTTAGGTGCTATGATGTTATTTGGGGATAAATATGGTGAAGTAGTAAGAGTTATAGATGTCCCTGGATTCTCAACTGAACTTTGTGGAGGAACTCACATAGATAACATAGCTAAGATAGGACTATTTAAAATAGTTTCTGAAGGTGGTATAGCAGCAGGAGTTAGAAGAATAGAAGCTAAGACTGGTTATGGAGCATACTTAGTTGAAAAAGAAGAAGCAGACACTTTAAAAGAAATTGAAAAGAAATTAAAAGCTTCAAATACTAATGTAGTTGAAAAAGTAGAAAAAACTTTAGAAAGTTTAAAAGATGCTGAAAAAGAATTAGAAACTCTAAAACAAAAAATTGCTCTATTTGAATCAAAGGCAGCATTGTCAGGAATGGAAGAAATAAATGGAGCTAAAGTATTAATAGCTACATTTAAAGATAAAACAGCTGATGATTTAAGAACTATGATAGACACTATTAAAGATAATAATGAAAAAGCAATAGTAGTTCTAGCAAGTACTCAAGATAAATTATCTTTTGCAGTAGGAGTTACAAAAACTTTAACTGATAAGGTAAAAGCAGGAGATTTAGTAAAACAACTAGCTGAAATGACAGGTGGAAAAGGTGGAGGAAGACCAGATTTTGCACAAGCTGGTGGAAAAGATGAAAGCAAACTTTTAGATGCCTTCAAAGAAATTAGAGCTACAATTGAAAGTAAACTATCATAA
- the ruvX gene encoding Holliday junction resolvase RuvX, producing the protein MKRYLALDIGDVRIGVARSDLMGIIATPLETINRKKVKSVKRIAELCKENNTTSIVVGIPKSLDGEEKRQAEKVREYIEKLKKEIENLEIIEIDERFSTVIADNILKDLNKNGAIEKRKVVDKVAASIILQTYLDMKK; encoded by the coding sequence ATGAAGAGATATTTAGCATTAGATATTGGTGATGTTAGAATTGGAGTGGCAAGATCTGATTTAATGGGAATAATTGCCACCCCATTAGAAACTATAAATAGAAAAAAAGTGAAGTCTGTCAAAAGGATAGCCGAGCTTTGTAAGGAAAATAATACAACCTCAATAGTTGTAGGTATACCTAAGAGCCTTGATGGTGAAGAAAAAAGACAGGCTGAAAAAGTAAGAGAATACATAGAAAAGTTAAAAAAAGAAATAGAAAATCTTGAAATAATTGAAATAGATGAAAGATTTTCAACAGTGATAGCTGACAATATATTAAAAGATTTAAATAAAAACGGAGCTATTGAAAAAAGAAAGGTAGTAGATAAAGTTGCTGCCTCAATAATATTACAAACATACTTAGATATGAAAAAATAA